One window from the genome of Salisaeta longa DSM 21114 encodes:
- a CDS encoding Lnb N-terminal periplasmic domain-containing protein, with protein MRWVSVLCVIVAFCAGGAPLQPSVAAPLPTAASTRTAPPDTLSAQSSIALLTIRSGAPLYSAFGHSALRVYDPVRGIDRLYNYGTFSFEDPWFLVKFTYGQLRYFLSTTSFPGALRAYRFMNRPVIAQTLNLTRAQRSALFRFLEHNAQPEHRYYRYDFLYDNCSTRIRDALRYVLGDTLRWGARPDPAATFRDLLARYMQNRPLTWAGMDLGLGQPVDQDVNTFESMFLPRYLMEAADHAVLQTDGTRRPLVARTDTLLWIEGYRPSPHAANWPVWMAWLVFALGVGTTAWQLHKRQPPGWGLDGTLFGSAGVIGLLLTYLWISTHDVTTPNWNLLWAWPWHVLLLSPSLRARLSQTNRTLYWSLTAGACLLVAVAWRLIPQDLPAAFFPIILLMAVRAIWRSAAMHIDMEASA; from the coding sequence ATGCGCTGGGTTTCTGTGCTATGCGTGATCGTCGCGTTTTGCGCGGGCGGCGCGCCGTTGCAACCATCGGTGGCCGCGCCGCTCCCCACCGCGGCTTCTACCCGCACGGCTCCGCCAGACACGCTCTCGGCCCAGTCGTCGATCGCCCTGCTTACCATTCGCTCTGGCGCACCGCTCTATTCGGCCTTCGGGCACAGCGCCCTGCGCGTCTACGATCCCGTGCGCGGCATCGACCGCCTGTACAACTACGGCACCTTTAGCTTCGAAGACCCCTGGTTTCTGGTCAAGTTCACCTACGGGCAGCTCCGCTATTTTCTGAGCACCACCTCGTTTCCGGGCGCCCTGCGGGCGTATCGCTTCATGAACCGCCCCGTGATTGCCCAGACCCTCAACCTTACGCGGGCGCAGCGCTCGGCGCTGTTTCGCTTTTTGGAGCACAACGCGCAGCCGGAGCACCGCTACTACCGCTACGACTTTTTGTACGACAACTGCTCGACGCGCATTCGCGATGCGCTGCGCTACGTGCTGGGCGATACCTTGCGGTGGGGCGCGCGCCCCGATCCCGCGGCTACGTTTCGCGACCTCTTGGCCCGCTACATGCAAAACCGCCCCCTCACCTGGGCCGGCATGGACCTGGGCCTGGGCCAGCCCGTCGACCAAGACGTGAACACCTTCGAATCGATGTTTTTGCCGCGCTACCTGATGGAAGCGGCCGACCACGCGGTGCTGCAAACCGACGGCACCCGGCGCCCCCTCGTGGCCCGCACCGACACTCTCCTGTGGATTGAGGGGTACCGCCCAAGCCCCCACGCCGCCAATTGGCCGGTGTGGATGGCGTGGCTCGTCTTTGCCTTGGGCGTAGGCACGACGGCCTGGCAACTGCACAAACGCCAGCCCCCGGGCTGGGGCCTCGACGGCACGCTGTTTGGAAGCGCCGGCGTAATAGGGCTCCTGCTTACGTACCTGTGGATCTCAACCCACGACGTTACCACGCCCAACTGGAACCTGCTGTGGGCTTGGCCCTGGCACGTCCTGCTGCTCAGCCCATCGCTGCGGGCGCGCCTCTCCCAAACGAACCGCACCCTCTACTGGAGCCTCACCGCCGGCGCCTGCCTGCTAGTGGCTGTGGCGTGGCGCCTCATTCCGCAAGACCTCCCGGCCGCCTTCTTTCCCATCATCTTGCTGATGGCCGTGCGGGCGATCTGGCGGAGCGCTGCGATGCACATCGACATGGAGGCGTCTGCGTAA
- a CDS encoding MarC family protein: MTITLATFTEAFLSLFVAMNVLGVLPLFIGLTEGMKTGERRRLVVRATTTAFVIALVILLTGRFIFETLGITLNDLRIGGGIILLVLSITDLLFSNLTRQPSSNAVPEADLAAVPLGTPLIVGPAAITAILVLQQSVGYGPTLAALLVNLLITLTVFIFGPTLIGYLGASASKAFAKVASLFLAAISVALIRTGITDTIMSLPG, translated from the coding sequence ATGACCATCACCCTTGCGACGTTCACCGAGGCCTTTCTTTCGCTGTTTGTAGCCATGAACGTGCTAGGCGTTCTGCCGCTGTTTATCGGACTCACCGAGGGCATGAAAACCGGCGAACGGCGGCGGCTGGTGGTGCGCGCGACCACTACGGCGTTCGTCATTGCACTCGTTATCCTGCTCACCGGCCGGTTCATCTTCGAGACGCTGGGCATTACCCTTAACGACTTGCGCATTGGCGGGGGCATCATTTTGCTGGTGCTTAGCATTACCGACTTGCTCTTTAGCAACCTCACGCGCCAGCCCTCGAGCAACGCCGTGCCAGAGGCAGACCTTGCCGCTGTTCCGTTGGGCACACCGCTCATCGTGGGCCCTGCCGCTATTACGGCGATTCTGGTGCTTCAGCAGAGCGTCGGGTACGGCCCCACCCTGGCGGCGCTTTTGGTTAACCTGCTCATCACCCTCACGGTGTTTATCTTTGGCCCCACGCTCATCGGGTACTTGGGCGCAAGCGCCTCCAAAGCTTTTGCGAAGGTCGCAAGCCTCTTTCTGGCGGCTATCTCGGTAGCGCTCATTCGCACCGGCATCACGGACACCATCATGAGCCTTCCGGGGTAG
- the pgl gene encoding 6-phosphogluconolactonase: MPNRPKASLYVYPNLDVLSRGIAQHVVSHIQTILSRQSVYTLAVSGAAPLQLTYDLLGTIEDALLDWSRVHVFWSHEALVPPTHPASAQRRVRDALLDVIPLPPPNIHPIPTDAASPRAAARRYAEVLRTYFDQRTHTFDLALLSLYPDGRTAGLFPENDLHSDDTQWVRAVTAPPRYDVAEHLTCTIPVLNGARQVAVVATGHATERALRGSLQGDPTFPAARIHPRQAIGWFVDEAARFGLGARATPEGS, encoded by the coding sequence ATGCCCAATCGGCCAAAGGCGTCGCTCTACGTATATCCCAACCTCGACGTGCTCAGTCGAGGGATAGCGCAGCACGTTGTTTCGCATATCCAAACCATTCTGTCGCGGCAGTCGGTGTACACGTTGGCCGTTAGCGGAGCGGCTCCTCTTCAGCTAACGTACGACCTGCTGGGCACCATTGAGGATGCGCTGCTCGACTGGTCGCGGGTGCATGTTTTTTGGAGCCACGAGGCGCTTGTGCCGCCCACGCACCCTGCAAGTGCGCAGCGGCGGGTGCGTGACGCCTTGCTGGATGTCATTCCGCTGCCGCCGCCCAACATCCACCCCATCCCGACCGACGCCGCCAGTCCGCGCGCGGCGGCCCGGCGCTATGCCGAGGTGCTGCGCACCTACTTCGATCAGCGGACGCATACGTTTGATTTGGCGCTGTTGTCGCTGTATCCGGACGGCCGCACCGCCGGTCTTTTCCCGGAGAACGATTTGCACTCCGACGACACCCAGTGGGTGCGTGCGGTGACGGCGCCGCCCCGATACGATGTTGCGGAGCACCTGACGTGCACGATCCCCGTGCTCAACGGCGCACGGCAAGTGGCCGTCGTGGCCACGGGGCACGCGACAGAGCGCGCGCTGCGGGGCAGCTTGCAAGGCGACCCCACGTTTCCCGCGGCCCGCATTCATCCGCGGCAGGCCATCGGGTGGTTCGTGGACGAAGCCGCGCGGTTTGGGCTGGGCGCGCGGGCTACCCCGGAAGGCTCATGA
- the nth gene encoding endonuclease III: MGRTQRARETLDRLRDVIDRPATELHYTSPYQLLVAVILSAQCTDARVNQETPALFAAYPTVADLAKATPEDIYPYIQSITFPNNKAGYLAKMARQVMDRFDGAIPETPKALQTLTGVGQKTAEVVANVAFDRATLPVDTHVYRVAHRIGLVTRDATTPAKVSAQLKRIIPRSDWGDAHHLLILHGRYTCTARSPQCADCVLTDFCDHYDRLQRLPDPMPALNAQAGRYFCRTCDTYFDEPATHVDRYDIEQTACPRCGSMMVFRTSTGAPTKQPLDFRVND, from the coding sequence GTGGGCCGTACCCAACGTGCACGCGAAACGCTCGACCGCCTCCGCGACGTCATCGATCGCCCGGCCACCGAACTGCACTACACCTCGCCGTATCAGCTCCTCGTGGCCGTCATCTTATCGGCGCAGTGCACCGATGCCCGCGTCAATCAGGAGACGCCTGCGCTCTTTGCGGCCTACCCCACCGTGGCCGACCTGGCCAAGGCGACGCCGGAAGACATCTATCCGTACATTCAGTCGATTACCTTTCCCAACAACAAGGCGGGCTACCTCGCCAAGATGGCGCGCCAGGTGATGGATCGCTTCGATGGCGCGATTCCGGAGACGCCGAAGGCGCTGCAAACCCTGACGGGCGTCGGGCAGAAAACGGCCGAGGTGGTGGCCAACGTCGCCTTCGATCGCGCCACGCTGCCGGTGGATACGCACGTGTACCGCGTGGCGCATCGCATTGGACTCGTAACGCGGGACGCGACCACCCCGGCGAAGGTGAGCGCGCAGCTCAAGCGCATCATCCCGCGCAGCGACTGGGGCGATGCGCACCACCTACTGATTTTGCACGGGCGCTACACCTGCACGGCCCGTTCGCCCCAGTGCGCCGACTGCGTGCTCACGGACTTCTGCGACCACTACGACCGCCTCCAGCGCCTCCCCGACCCGATGCCCGCGCTCAATGCGCAGGCCGGGCGCTACTTCTGCCGGACGTGCGATACGTATTTCGACGAGCCCGCCACGCATGTCGACCGCTACGACATCGAGCAGACGGCGTGCCCGCGCTGTGGCTCCATGATGGTGTTTCGCACCAGCACGGGCGCGCCCACAAAGCAGCCGCTCGACTTTCGCGTAAATGATTGA
- a CDS encoding nucleotidyl cyclase domain-containing protein, whose product MAARHMSFQGKVAAGLVAASVLIAMLAYFLSLSWMYVVAGTLALVGTGQGLAAWLEIGEPPRAPVQRPAESLESLGLSEARPAAPDAAPAAGPTPVANEDASAAQTSEAAAAPTPVDNGPSDDARPASVAPVVERPPVQAIQHTPLEDAPVWVPYMQALRAALSVQTVALLAQEEVALEYRIAALVSEIADVQVSGTFRTHRPLLTATMSREKLALCSSDDKISEVLRYYATPPTLQHAALAPISTDGPTTYFLVADTSQADLLSARRPQRLMKSFAQTMALLIDGPHAASEAAEASAARADQQAAEARPADQAHAAPAPSDAEAPDTEPSEAASPAPAPEPTPESDVPDAADANPEASRPPAQRTRREIIAEEMHKARQSGDELALALIYLNRAEAIANEGAEAVQAAEQSLGGHLSQRIGPHRMERFGELMYGVFVREPETAVEQWGGNLQEAMSAADGWLAGGVSIGIAIVGPHHDTPDALRDDATEALEHAFQTGTCTIIG is encoded by the coding sequence ATGGCCGCACGACACATGAGTTTTCAGGGGAAAGTGGCTGCCGGGTTGGTTGCGGCAAGCGTTCTCATCGCCATGCTGGCTTATTTCTTAAGCCTCTCGTGGATGTACGTGGTGGCGGGCACGTTGGCGTTGGTAGGCACGGGGCAGGGCCTTGCGGCCTGGCTGGAGATTGGCGAGCCGCCGCGCGCGCCGGTACAGCGCCCGGCCGAGTCGCTTGAATCGCTCGGACTCTCGGAAGCGCGGCCGGCCGCGCCCGATGCGGCGCCGGCGGCCGGCCCCACGCCGGTAGCGAACGAAGACGCATCTGCTGCACAGACGTCGGAAGCTGCAGCGGCCCCCACGCCCGTTGACAACGGCCCTTCAGACGACGCGCGGCCCGCGTCTGTTGCGCCCGTGGTTGAGCGCCCCCCGGTGCAGGCCATTCAGCACACCCCCCTTGAGGATGCGCCGGTGTGGGTGCCGTACATGCAAGCCCTGCGCGCGGCCCTCTCGGTACAAACGGTGGCGCTGCTCGCGCAAGAGGAGGTGGCGCTTGAATACCGAATCGCAGCCCTCGTTAGCGAAATTGCGGACGTGCAGGTGTCGGGCACGTTTCGGACCCACCGCCCGCTGCTTACCGCTACGATGTCGCGCGAGAAACTTGCGCTCTGCTCGTCCGACGACAAAATCTCTGAGGTGTTGCGCTACTACGCCACCCCGCCAACCCTCCAACACGCGGCCCTCGCGCCAATTTCCACCGATGGCCCCACCACGTATTTCCTCGTCGCGGATACCAGTCAGGCCGACTTGCTAAGCGCGCGCCGCCCGCAGCGTCTCATGAAGTCGTTTGCGCAAACCATGGCCCTCCTCATCGACGGCCCGCACGCGGCATCGGAGGCGGCCGAAGCGTCGGCGGCACGGGCCGATCAACAGGCGGCCGAGGCGCGGCCAGCCGATCAGGCACACGCGGCCCCCGCGCCGTCCGATGCCGAAGCGCCCGATACCGAACCCTCGGAGGCGGCATCGCCCGCTCCCGCCCCTGAGCCCACACCCGAATCGGACGTCCCCGATGCAGCCGATGCAAACCCCGAGGCCTCTCGGCCCCCCGCCCAGCGCACGCGCCGCGAGATCATCGCCGAGGAAATGCACAAGGCCCGGCAGTCGGGCGACGAACTGGCCCTGGCGCTCATTTACCTGAATCGGGCCGAGGCCATTGCCAATGAAGGCGCCGAGGCGGTGCAGGCCGCCGAGCAGTCGCTTGGTGGCCACCTGAGCCAGCGCATCGGTCCGCACCGCATGGAACGCTTCGGCGAGCTGATGTACGGGGTGTTTGTGCGCGAGCCCGAAACCGCCGTTGAGCAATGGGGCGGCAACTTGCAGGAGGCTATGTCGGCCGCCGATGGGTGGCTCGCGGGCGGCGTGAGCATCGGCATTGCCATCGTGGGGCCGCACCACGACACCCCCGACGCCCTACGCGACGATGCCACCGAGGCGCTGGAGCATGCCTTCCAAACCGGTACCTGCACCATCATCGGCTAA
- the msrA gene encoding peptide-methionine (S)-S-oxide reductase MsrA, which translates to MADSSLEQATLGGGCFWCLEAAYDGVDGVAAVTSGYAGGSTPNPTYRQVCNGTTGHAEVVQLSYDPAVLSYRDILEIFFTIHNPTTKNRQGADVGTQYRSIILYHTEEQRETARAVIDALEAEGVYDDPIVTEVEPLDTFYEAEAKHQDYYQRNPQLPYCQAVINPKLAKLRQKHRDKLKGAAA; encoded by the coding sequence ATGGCTGATTCTTCGCTCGAACAGGCTACGCTTGGCGGCGGATGCTTCTGGTGCCTCGAAGCTGCGTACGACGGGGTGGACGGAGTGGCTGCGGTAACGTCGGGGTACGCCGGCGGCTCCACCCCCAACCCCACCTACCGACAGGTGTGCAACGGCACCACGGGCCATGCCGAGGTGGTGCAGTTGTCCTACGACCCGGCGGTCTTGAGCTACCGCGACATCCTGGAAATCTTTTTCACGATCCACAACCCCACCACCAAAAATCGGCAGGGGGCGGATGTAGGCACGCAGTATCGATCCATCATTCTGTACCACACCGAGGAACAGCGCGAGACGGCGCGGGCCGTCATCGACGCATTGGAGGCAGAAGGGGTGTACGACGATCCGATCGTTACCGAGGTGGAGCCGCTCGACACCTTCTACGAGGCGGAGGCGAAGCATCAGGACTACTACCAGCGCAACCCGCAACTGCCGTACTGCCAGGCGGTCATCAATCCCAAGCTGGCCAAGCTTCGCCAAAAGCACCGTGACAAGTTGAAAGGAGCCGCCGCGTAG